From the Burkholderia sp. WP9 genome, the window GGTCTGGACGACGTCGCTTTCCGGCAATTCGTAGAGAAGATGTTCCGTATCGACTTCACGGCTGCCGAACAGCACTGCGCGCTTGGCTGAGCGCTGCAGAATCTCTCTTGCCTGGTCGCTGAAATGCTGTTCGATACGGTTGCGGTCGTGCGCGGACGACATTTGCCCGCGGCGGGGTGTGGGCGTCGTCGTCGTGCCGGGTTGGTCGAAGAGTCCGCTGCCGATAGCGATTCCAGTGGCGAGATGTAACGTTGATGGCGCGTCAGCTGGACATAGTGAAAGTCGCAAACATCGAGGTCGCGCCGCTCGCCGTCCTGCAGTACGGTGACGCGCACCGAAGCGGGCCGTGCGCCGCAGATGTCACACAGAGCCTGAGGCATCTCGATAGTCCTTTTGATCGGGTGAATCCGTTGAATCCTCCGGGTGAGGATCCGCAAATGGAAACGGCCGGCGCTGCCTGGTGGGTGACGCCTGCCGCGAGTGACCTTCGCAAGGCAATACCCTTACGAGCTGGTTTCGCTTCCCGCTACGGTGAAGAGCCCAAGCTTGCTGAGGATGGCGCGCGCCTGCTCGACTTCCTCCGTCGTGCCATGAACGATCAACAGGAAGCCATTAGCTTTGACCGCCGTTTCGTATTTCACAGCGTCGTTCTTCGGCACGCCGAGTTCCGCCAGTGCCGCACCGATCGCCGTCACGCCGCCGCCGAGCACGGCACCCTCGAGCGCGGACACGACAGCCGTCACGATCGGACCGGCGAGGCCGACCACGCCGAGGCCCGGTACCAGGAACAGCGCCGGCGTCAACAAGAGGCCCCAGATGCCGCCCCAGAACGCACCGGTTGCACCCCACGATTTGATACGGTCGCCTGCGGTATAAAAGCCGACGGCGTGTTCCTCGGAGTGATAGCCCTTGCCGACGATAGACAGCCTGGTCATGTCGAAGCCGTTCTGGCTCAATTCCTTGACGGCTTCGTCAGCGGCGTCGTGGCTCGAAAATACTGAAACGACGGCGTTGTCCTGATTCATTGTTCAGCTCCTGGTACACCATCACGATGAGGTCGTTGCGTGGGATACGGCGCGGCCACGAAAGACGTTGTCATCGCTGGCCGCGTCGCGGGATTCAAGTCGCGTTCGCGTAAGCCGAGTGTCGCAAAAGCGCTTCGGTTTCTCTTTTCGATTCGCACGGTGATTGCCATACGAGCATTACTCTGTGCCTTGCGATGACACCGCCAGTGCCGTGCGATCCCACCCGCCGCCAAGTGCTTTCAGCAACTGCACGCTTGCTTCCACACGTCTTGCCTGAACCTGCGCTTCGGTGCGCTGGTTGGTCAGCGCAATGGTTTGCTCGGTGACGACGTCGAGATAACTGACGGCGCCGGCCTGATAGCGGTTCTGGGTGAGCTTGAGCGAGAGTTCCGCGGCGGCCGTGGCGCGCCGTTGGCTTTGCGCTTCGCTCGCGAGCGAGTCGAGCGCCGAAAGCTGGTCCTCGACCTGCTGGAAAGCGACCAACACGGTTTGCCTATAGTCGGCCACCGAGCCGTCGTACTGCGCCGTGGCGCCCTTTAGCGCCGCTGTGCGCTTGCCGCCGTCGAACAGCGTGCCCACCAGTTGCGGACCGATCGACCAGAACAGACTCGGCGCGGTTAGCCATGGAGAGAAGAAGGTGCTCTCGAGCCCGACGCTCGCGCTAAGCGTGAGGTCCGGATAGAACGCCGCCTTCGCCTGACCGATCTGCGCGTTGGCCGCAGCCACGCGCCGCTCCGCCGCCGCGATGTCCGGGCGGCGTTCCAGCAATTGTGACGGCACGCCCGCCGGAATCTGCGGCACGGGAATGGCTTCGATATTCGGCGGCAGCGAGAAGGACGACGCAGGCACGCCGATCAGCGTCGCGATGGCATGCGTCAGCTGGGCGCGTTGCACCTCGATATCGGTGGCTTGCGAGCGGGTGCTTTCCAGTTGCGCTTCGGCTTGCGCGGTAGCGGAGGCGTCGATGGCGCCGTCGGCCAGTTGCTGCCTGAGAATATTCAGCGCCGCAGCGTAGGCGCTCACGCTGTCGTCGAGTAGCTTCTTCTGGATGTTGAGCGCACGCAGCGCGAAGTAGTCGCGCGCGAGATCGGTGCTCATCGAAAGTCGGACTGCCTCGAGATCGGCTTCGCTGGCCTGGGCGGAATCGCGCGCGTTTGTCACGGCGTCGCGTACGCGTCCGAACAGGTCCGGTTCCCACGAGGCGGCTACACCCATCGAATAATCGGGCACGGTCTTGCCGGCGAGGGAATGGCCC encodes:
- a CDS encoding general stress protein — translated: MNQDNAVVSVFSSHDAADEAVKELSQNGFDMTRLSIVGKGYHSEEHAVGFYTAGDRIKSWGATGAFWGGIWGLLLTPALFLVPGLGVVGLAGPIVTAVVSALEGAVLGGGVTAIGAALAELGVPKNDAVKYETAVKANGFLLIVHGTTEEVEQARAILSKLGLFTVAGSETSS
- a CDS encoding efflux transporter outer membrane subunit, with amino-acid sequence MRALPLTFLRKTLATVVACALTACSTLPAYKVPETAVPDRYAAPTRPAQAASGWAVATPVDTQPRGDWWTVFNDPELNQLEDQLPVSNQSVQKAVAQLQQARALIDYQHSGFLPTVTAGAAQSRTRLSQNVEGHSLAGKTVPDYSMGVAASWEPDLFGRVRDAVTNARDSAQASEADLEAVRLSMSTDLARDYFALRALNIQKKLLDDSVSAYAAALNILRQQLADGAIDASATAQAEAQLESTRSQATDIEVQRAQLTHAIATLIGVPASSFSLPPNIEAIPVPQIPAGVPSQLLERRPDIAAAERRVAAANAQIGQAKAAFYPDLTLSASVGLESTFFSPWLTAPSLFWSIGPQLVGTLFDGGKRTAALKGATAQYDGSVADYRQTVLVAFQQVEDQLSALDSLASEAQSQRRATAAAELSLKLTQNRYQAGAVSYLDVVTEQTIALTNQRTEAQVQARRVEASVQLLKALGGGWDRTALAVSSQGTE